A section of the Venturia canescens isolate UGA chromosome 11, ASM1945775v1, whole genome shotgun sequence genome encodes:
- the LOC122418161 gene encoding uncharacterized protein, whose translation MGRDTRSPSSAASNILRKELQFTIYFVRVHHCQILWHCELSHPKPCRRDFARDLTIYFTRTVRSLIEWQYLFFSGYDRKIMMTAFSNVLEHRVTNNDTRLNEITVKDHKADRHGASVVRDFRTRISTRDSFTAPDLPDALNSIFLVLANIQEPPIEQSTVSDAT comes from the exons ATGGGGCGAGACACAAGGTCACCGTCTTCTGCTGCCTCAAATATTCTCCGCAAAGAGCTTCAATTTACG ATTTATTTTGTTCGGGTTCACCACTGTCAGATTCTTTGGCACTGCGAACTATCACACCCAAAACCATGCAGGCGTGACTTTGCAAGAGATTTAACAATATATTTCACTAGAACGGTCCGGTCGCTTATAGAGTGGCAATATCTGTTTTTCAGTGGTTATGAtaggaaaataatgatgacagcgttctcgaacgtccTTGAGCACCGTGTGACTAACAATGACACGAGATTGAACGAGATCACAGTCAAAG ATCACAAAGCAGACCGCCATGGAGCAAGTGTCGTTCGTGATTTCCGTACAAGAATAAGCACCCGTGACTCCTTTACCGCTCCAGATTTACCGGATGCCTTAAACAGTATTTTCCTTGTCCTCGCGAACATCCAGGAACCACCGATTGAACAGTCCACGGTCTCCGACGCCACGTAA